In Pristiophorus japonicus isolate sPriJap1 chromosome 2, sPriJap1.hap1, whole genome shotgun sequence, one genomic interval encodes:
- the LOC139235608 gene encoding serine protease HTRA2, mitochondrial-like isoform X2 → MSSEVRHGEFVVAMGSPFALQNTITSGIVSSVQRGSRELGMAHSDMEYIQTDASIDFGNSGGPLVNLDGEVIGINTMKVTSGISFAIPSDRVRQFLVQAAQNKKSWFGTNEKRRYIGVMMLTLTPQILRELKLRDPRFPKVSCGVLIHKVITGSPAYLAGVRPGDIVLEINGQTVKTAEDVYRAVHRETSLTVVVQRGSEELMINIVPETAE, encoded by the exons ATGTCGTCGGAGGTCAGACACGGAGAGTTTGTGGTTGCTATGGGAAGTCCCTTCGCCCtccagaacaccatcacctccgggATCGTCAGCTCAGTGCAGAGAGGGAGCCGGGAACTGGGGATGGCCCATTCGGACATGGAGTATATCCAGACAGACGCCTCCATTGAC TTTGGAAACTCTGGAGGCCCACTTGTCAACTTG GACGGTGAGGTGATTGGGATCAACACCATGAAGGTGACGTCCGGAATCTCCTTCGCCATCCCGTCCGACCGCGTACGGCAATTCCTCGTGCAGGCCGCACAGAACAAAA AATCCTGGTTTGGGACCAACGAAAAGCGCCGATATATTGGGGTCATGATGCTGACCCTCACCCCTCA GATCCTCCGTGAGCTGAAGCTGCGAGATCCCAGGTTCCCCAAAGTTTCCTGCGGAGTCCTGATCCACAAGGTCATCACGGGGTCACCCGCGTATCT AGCCGGTGTGAGACCGGGAGACATCGTGCTGGAGATAAACGGGCAGACGGTGAAGACGGCGGAGGATGTTTACCGAGCGGTTCACCGGGAGACCTCACTGACTGTGGTCGTACAGAGAGGCAGCGAGGAGCTAATGATCAACATTGTCCCCGAGACCGCCGAGTGA